Proteins encoded in a region of the Manis javanica isolate MJ-LG chromosome 15, MJ_LKY, whole genome shotgun sequence genome:
- the COX6A1 gene encoding cytochrome c oxidase subunit 6A1, mitochondrial, which translates to MALAAAGSRVSGLLGRYRPQMGRPMSSGAHGEEGSARLWKALTYFVALPGVGVSMLNVFLKSHQGEHERPEFIAYPHLRIRSKPFPWGDGNHTLFHNPHVNPLPTGYEDE; encoded by the exons ATGGCGTTGGCGGCGGCTGGGTCCCGGGTTTCCGGGCTGCTAGGTCGCTACCGGCCACAGATGGGGCGGCCTATGTCGAGTGGCGCCCACGGCGAGGAGGGCTCAG CTCGCTTGTGGAAGGCACTCACCTACTTCGTCGCGCTCCCCGGCGTGGGAGTGAGCATGCTGAACGTCTTCCTGAAGTCGCATCAGGGAGAACACGAGAGACCCGAGTTCATCGCCTACCCGCATCTCCGCATCAGGTCCAAG CCCTTTCCGTGGGGAGATGGTAACCATACTCTATTCCATAACCCTCACGTGAATCCGCTTCCAACTGGCTATGAAGATGAATAG
- the TRIAP1 gene encoding TP53-regulated inhibitor of apoptosis 1 isoform X3: MTKAERAATAAMNSVGEACTDMKREYDQCFNRWFAEKFLKGDGSGDPCTDLFKRYQQCVQKAIKEKEIPIEGLEFMGRGKEKPENSS; encoded by the exons ATGACGAAGGCAGAGCGCGCCGCCACTGCCGCCATGAATAGTGTAGGGGAGGCATGCACCGACATGAAGCGCGAGTACGACCAGTGCTTCAATCGCTGGTTTGCCGAGAAGTTCCTAAAGGGGGACGGCTCCGGGGACCCGTGCACAGACCTCTTCAAGCGCTACCAGCAGTGTGTTCAG AaagcaataaaagagaaagagattcCCATCGAAGGACTGGAGTTTATGGGCCGTGGCAAAGAAAAGCCTGAAAATTCTTCTTGA
- the TRIAP1 gene encoding TP53-regulated inhibitor of apoptosis 1 isoform X1: MTKAERAATAAMNSVGEACTDMKREYDQCFNRWFAEKFLKGDGSGDPCTDLFKRYQQCVQSGTFSFLLQEQNQHSPHLSGTESNKRERDSHRRTGVYGPWQRKA, from the exons ATGACGAAGGCAGAGCGCGCCGCCACTGCCGCCATGAATAGTGTAGGGGAGGCATGCACCGACATGAAGCGCGAGTACGACCAGTGCTTCAATCGCTGGTTTGCCGAGAAGTTCCTAAAGGGGGACGGCTCCGGGGACCCGTGCACAGACCTCTTCAAGCGCTACCAGCAGTGTGTTCAG tccgggaccttctctttcctgctccaggagCAAAACCAgcactcccctcacctctcaggtacag AaagcaataaaagagaaagagattcCCATCGAAGGACTGGAGTTTATGGGCCGTGGCAAAGAAAAGCCTGA
- the TRIAP1 gene encoding TP53-regulated inhibitor of apoptosis 1 isoform X2 encodes MTKAERAATAAMNSVGEACTDMKREYDQCFNRWFAEKFLKGDGSGDPCTDLFKRYQQCVQSGTFSFLLQEQNQHSPHLSESNKRERDSHRRTGVYGPWQRKA; translated from the exons ATGACGAAGGCAGAGCGCGCCGCCACTGCCGCCATGAATAGTGTAGGGGAGGCATGCACCGACATGAAGCGCGAGTACGACCAGTGCTTCAATCGCTGGTTTGCCGAGAAGTTCCTAAAGGGGGACGGCTCCGGGGACCCGTGCACAGACCTCTTCAAGCGCTACCAGCAGTGTGTTCAG tccgggaccttctctttcctgctccaggagCAAAACCAgcactcccctcacctctcag AaagcaataaaagagaaagagattcCCATCGAAGGACTGGAGTTTATGGGCCGTGGCAAAGAAAAGCCTGA